The Parus major isolate Abel chromosome Z, Parus_major1.1, whole genome shotgun sequence genome has a window encoding:
- the GAS1 gene encoding growth arrest-specific protein 1 → MVARSPARHGGGGRRWPRAAAWLWLAAALGAVWPPRGSLVQGRRLICWQAVLQCQGEPECSYAYNQYAEACAPVLLQQQPPAAGGGDGQAGAGGAAASSKRRCPSHCIAALIQLNHTRRGPALEDCDCAQDENCRATKRAIEPCLPRTSSPAGGGPGPGGPGVMGCTEARRRCDWDSRCSLALNRYMTYCGKLFNGLRCTPECRAVIEDMLAVPKAVLLNDCVCDGLERPICESVKENMARLCFGADMGGNGAGSSGGSDGGLEEYYYEDYEEEPSQKGRDDAEDNAGAEPGFPVQADNAGRPAGAVGALLASILVPLLPRL, encoded by the coding sequence ATGGTGGCCCGCTCGCCCGCTCGGCACGGAGGCGGCGGCCGGCGCTGGCCGCGGGCGGCCGCCTGGCTGTGGTTGGCGGCGGCGCTGGGCGCCGTGTGGCCGCCTCGGGGCTCTCTGGTGCAGGGCCGGCGGCTGATCTGCTGGCAGGCGGTGCTGCAGTGTCAGGGGGAGCCCGAGTGCAGCTACGCGTACAACCAGTACGCCGAGGCGTGCGccccggtgctcctgcagcagcagccgccggcggcgggcggcggggaCGGCCAGGCGGGCGCTGGAGGCGCGGCCGCCTCGTCCAAGCGGCGGTGCCCCAGCCACTGCATCGCGGCGCTCATCCAGCTGAACCACACCCGGCGTGGCCCGGCGCTGGAGGACTGCGACTGCGCGCAGGACGAGAACTGCCGCGCCACCAAGCGCGCCATCGAGCCCTGCCTGCCCCGCACCAGCAGCCCCGCgggcggcggccccggccccggcggcCCCGGCGTCATGGGCTGCACGGAGGCGCGGCGGCGCTGCGACTGGGACAGCCGCTGCAGCCTGGCGCTGAACCGCTACATGACCTACTGCGGGAAGCTGTTCAACGGGTTGCGCTGCACGCCCGAGTGCCGCGCCGTCATCGAGGACATGCTGGCCGTGCCCAAGGCCGTGCTGCTCAACGACTGCGTCTGCGACGGGCTGGAGCGGCCCATCTGCGAGTCGGTCAAGGAGAACATGGCCCGCCTCTGCTTCGGCGCCGACATGGGCGGCAACGGTGCGGGCAGCAGCGGCGGCTCGGACGGCGGCCTGGAGGAGTACTACTACGAGGACTACGAGGAGGAGCCGAGCCAGAAGGGGAGGGACGACGCGGAGGACAATGCGGGCGCCGAGCCCGGCTTCCCTGTGCAGGCAGATAACGCCGGCCGGCCCGCCGGGGCGGTCGGGGCGCTGCTCGCCTCCATCTTGGTGCCGCTGCTGCCGCGGCTCTAG